In one window of Fundidesulfovibrio soli DNA:
- a CDS encoding iron-containing alcohol dehydrogenase produces the protein MAVNEQVYGFFIPSVTLIGIGASKAIPEKIKALGGSKPLIVTDKGIVNAGICKQITDLLDAAKMEYVVYSDTIPNPTDENVHAGVEVYKKNKCDSLITLGGGSSHDCGKGVGLVVANGGKIHDFEGVDKSSKPMPPYLAVNTTAGTASEMTRFCIITDLSRHVKMAIVDWRVTPNIAIDDPLLMVGMPPALTAATGMDALTHAVEAYVSTIATPMTDSAAEKAIELIFKYLRKAVANGKDLEAREAMCFAQYLAGMAFNNASLGHVHAMAHQLGGFYDLPHGECNAILLPHVEKFNLIARVERFAKMAEIMGENITGLPLRKAAEKALDAIKELSTDVGIPAGLVELGKRYGKDVKAADIPTMTANAQKDACGLTNPRCPKDADVVAIYTAAL, from the coding sequence ATGGCTGTTAACGAGCAGGTCTACGGATTCTTCATCCCCAGCGTCACCCTGATCGGCATCGGCGCCTCCAAGGCGATCCCCGAGAAAATCAAAGCCCTGGGTGGCAGCAAGCCTCTGATCGTGACCGACAAGGGCATCGTCAACGCCGGCATCTGCAAACAGATCACCGATCTGCTCGACGCCGCCAAGATGGAATATGTCGTCTACTCCGACACCATCCCCAACCCCACGGACGAGAACGTCCACGCCGGCGTCGAGGTGTACAAGAAGAACAAGTGCGACAGCCTGATCACCCTGGGCGGCGGCTCCTCGCACGACTGCGGCAAGGGCGTCGGCCTCGTGGTCGCCAACGGCGGCAAGATCCATGACTTCGAAGGCGTGGACAAGTCCTCCAAGCCCATGCCCCCCTACCTGGCCGTGAACACCACCGCGGGCACCGCCTCCGAAATGACCCGCTTCTGCATCATCACCGACCTGTCCCGCCACGTGAAGATGGCCATCGTGGACTGGCGCGTGACCCCCAACATCGCCATCGACGATCCTCTGCTCATGGTCGGCATGCCCCCGGCGCTCACCGCCGCCACCGGCATGGACGCCCTGACCCACGCCGTGGAAGCCTACGTTTCCACCATCGCCACCCCCATGACCGACTCGGCCGCCGAGAAGGCCATCGAGCTGATCTTCAAGTATCTGCGCAAGGCCGTCGCCAACGGCAAGGACCTGGAAGCCCGCGAGGCCATGTGTTTCGCGCAGTACCTGGCCGGCATGGCCTTCAACAACGCCAGCCTGGGCCACGTGCACGCCATGGCGCACCAGCTGGGCGGCTTCTACGACCTGCCCCACGGCGAGTGCAACGCCATCCTGCTGCCCCATGTCGAGAAGTTCAACCTGATCGCCAGGGTTGAGCGCTTCGCGAAGATGGCCGAGATCATGGGCGAGAACATCACGGGCCTGCCCCTGCGCAAGGCCGCCGAAAAGGCCCTGGACGCCATCAAGGAACTCTCCACCGACGTGGGCATCCCGGCCGGCCTGGTGGAACTCGGCAAGCGCTACGGCAAGGACGTGAAGGCGGCGGACATCCCCACCATGACCGCCAACGCCCAGAAGGACGCCTGCGGCCTGACCAACCCCCGCTGCCCCAAGGACGCGGACGTGGTCGCCATCTACACGGCAGCCCTGTAG
- a CDS encoding sigma-54-dependent transcriptional regulator: MNNPYSVLVVDDEQSLSKLFKKELSTPDRFIHTAGSGKQAREMLRKQQFDVVVLDLRLPDADGLELLVEFRRLIPDVEVIILTGHGNIDSAVEAMKHGAYDYITKPFKLDQVEIVVERAWQRVCMGRENRSLKHSQMSVQPPSLVGLSQGVKQIRFLIDKVAPTDVPVLITGESGVGKDVVAHALHSVSKRNTKPLIIKNCATLQKELARSELFGHLRGAFTGATESQEGLMTFAHQGTLFLDEIGELPIEVQGSLLRVIESKSYRRVGEKDERRADIRLLFATNRNLQAEVEAGRFHEALFHRINVFNIHIPPLCERKEDIPLLVEYFLSRLATGQGACTMTEGAMRCLLNYSWPGNIRELRNVIERGMILAENGLITEHALPRELLDKRVPESQSGLTLDSMERTHIERVLQLHSGNRSLAAQTLGISRKTLYRKISEYNLM, translated from the coding sequence GTGAATAACCCCTATAGCGTGCTGGTCGTGGACGACGAGCAGTCCCTCTCCAAGCTCTTCAAGAAGGAGCTTTCCACACCCGACCGGTTCATCCACACGGCCGGTTCAGGCAAGCAGGCCCGCGAGATGTTGCGCAAGCAGCAGTTCGACGTGGTGGTGCTGGACCTGCGCCTGCCCGACGCCGACGGGCTGGAGCTCCTGGTGGAGTTCCGGCGGCTGATCCCGGACGTTGAGGTCATCATCCTCACGGGCCACGGCAATATCGACAGCGCCGTGGAGGCCATGAAGCACGGCGCCTACGACTACATCACAAAGCCCTTCAAGCTCGATCAGGTGGAGATCGTGGTGGAGCGCGCCTGGCAGCGCGTGTGCATGGGGCGGGAGAACCGCAGCCTCAAGCACTCCCAGATGAGCGTGCAGCCGCCCTCCCTGGTGGGGCTCTCCCAGGGGGTGAAGCAGATCCGCTTCCTCATCGACAAGGTGGCCCCCACGGACGTGCCCGTGCTCATCACTGGCGAATCCGGCGTCGGCAAGGACGTGGTGGCCCACGCCCTGCATTCCGTGAGCAAGCGCAACACCAAGCCCCTGATCATCAAGAACTGCGCCACGCTGCAGAAGGAGTTGGCCCGCAGCGAGCTGTTCGGCCACCTTCGCGGCGCGTTCACCGGCGCCACCGAGAGCCAGGAAGGCCTGATGACATTCGCCCACCAGGGCACGCTCTTCCTGGACGAGATCGGGGAGCTGCCCATCGAGGTCCAGGGCTCGCTGCTGCGTGTGATAGAGAGCAAGAGCTACCGCCGCGTGGGCGAGAAGGACGAGCGCCGCGCGGACATCCGCCTGCTCTTCGCCACCAACCGCAACCTCCAGGCCGAGGTGGAGGCCGGGCGCTTCCACGAGGCGCTTTTCCACCGCATCAACGTCTTCAACATCCACATCCCTCCGCTGTGCGAGCGCAAGGAGGACATCCCCCTGCTGGTGGAGTACTTCCTGAGCCGACTGGCCACGGGGCAGGGGGCCTGCACCATGACGGAGGGCGCCATGCGCTGCCTGCTCAACTACTCCTGGCCGGGCAACATCCGGGAGCTGCGCAACGTGATCGAGCGCGGGATGATCCTGGCCGAGAACGGGCTCATCACCGAGCACGCCCTGCCGCGCGAGCTGCTGGACAAGCGGGTGCCCGAATCACAGAGCGGGCTCACGCTTGACTCCATGGAGCGCACGCACATCGAGCGCGTGCTGCAGCTGCACAGCGGCAACCGCTCCCTGGCGGCGCAGACCCTGGGGATCAGCCGAAAGACGCTCTACCGCAAGATATCGGAATACAACCTGATGTAG
- a CDS encoding iron-containing alcohol dehydrogenase, whose amino-acid sequence MKVTKFAVPEIIFGRGALVHVAHCARGLGANRVLLVSDSGLESSGWVDRIKDVLYDDGLEWIYFGDVNSNPRDRQIHDGANLYLEAKADVIIAVGGGSPIDAAKGIAILAGNGGSIADYEGANRVDKPLPPMICLPTTAGSGSDISQFCIVTDVPRQLKMSIISRSLVPNISIIDPMILLTKSQELIIASAVDALAHAVESYVSRIASPFTELQALRAIDLIMHNIEAAVEEKSIDALEQLSIASTAAGMSFSNAGLGAGHALAHSLGGMFDVLHGLVHPILLPAVMRFNSPACTEKMGTIGAMILGKTQGSAAYNAQAGIEKLQEFFSGLGVPVRLRDILPDKALLPKLAKAAVGDACNVTNPRPADVESLLGICEEAW is encoded by the coding sequence ATGAAAGTGACGAAGTTCGCCGTGCCCGAGATCATCTTCGGCAGGGGGGCGCTGGTGCATGTGGCGCACTGCGCCAGGGGCCTGGGTGCCAACCGCGTGCTGCTGGTGAGCGACTCGGGCCTGGAATCCAGTGGTTGGGTGGACCGCATCAAGGACGTTCTCTACGACGACGGCCTGGAGTGGATCTACTTCGGCGACGTCAACTCCAACCCCCGGGACAGGCAGATCCACGACGGCGCCAACCTCTATCTGGAGGCCAAGGCCGACGTTATCATCGCCGTGGGCGGGGGCAGCCCCATCGACGCGGCCAAGGGCATCGCCATCCTGGCGGGCAATGGCGGCTCCATCGCCGACTACGAGGGCGCCAACCGGGTGGACAAGCCCCTGCCGCCCATGATCTGCCTGCCCACCACGGCGGGCAGCGGCTCGGACATCTCCCAGTTCTGCATCGTCACGGACGTTCCCCGCCAGCTCAAGATGTCCATCATCAGCCGGTCGCTGGTGCCCAATATCTCCATCATCGACCCCATGATCCTGCTCACCAAGAGCCAGGAGCTGATCATCGCCTCGGCGGTGGACGCCCTGGCCCACGCCGTGGAGTCCTACGTTTCGCGCATCGCCTCCCCGTTCACGGAGCTGCAGGCCCTGCGCGCCATCGACCTGATCATGCACAACATCGAGGCCGCGGTTGAGGAGAAGTCCATCGACGCCCTGGAGCAGCTCTCCATCGCCAGCACGGCGGCGGGCATGTCCTTCAGCAACGCCGGGCTCGGCGCCGGGCACGCCCTGGCCCACTCCCTCGGCGGCATGTTCGACGTGCTGCACGGGCTGGTGCACCCCATCCTGCTGCCGGCCGTGATGCGCTTCAACTCGCCGGCCTGCACGGAGAAAATGGGCACCATCGGCGCCATGATCCTGGGCAAGACCCAAGGCTCGGCCGCCTACAACGCCCAGGCGGGCATCGAGAAGCTCCAGGAGTTTTTTTCCGGCCTGGGCGTGCCTGTGCGCTTGCGCGACATCCTGCCGGACAAGGCCCTGCTGCCCAAGCTGGCCAAGGCCGCCGTGGGCGACGCCTGCAACGTCACCAATCCGCGCCCGGCGGACGTCGAATCCCTTCTGGGCATCTGTGAGGAAGCATGGTGA
- the mgtA gene encoding magnesium-translocating P-type ATPase, translating into MTKHRPGPTAPDAEAGKPDSLHDHIKPHDIQLGPEEEFTQSLAHFAQKAHVFAALAAQRKLKPRDAYEHLRSLWGQLSAVGEALQQPTAEPKPPFPGLSSGEARKRLRQYGPNQAVLEKRVTFTGRLWAAVKNPLVILLLVLGSISYATDDVRSAVVIVGMAVMGVALKVIQESKADTAADQLKRMVHTTATVMRDGGRKEIPLRDVVPGDVVFLAAGDMIPADVQLLKAKDLHVNQSMLTGEALPLEKSVNTRPADASPAKPSLDDPSMCFMGTNVVSGSAAAVVVSTGARTYFGGIAAKLSEQRTETDFDKGIKSFTMLMLRFMVFMVPFVFFANGFLKGNWAEAFTFALAVAVGLTPEMLPMVVTVCLSKGALVMSRQKVIVKKLDAIQNFGAIDVLCMDKTGTLTQDRIILEKYLDVRGEEDDSVLEMAYVNSKLQTGLRNALDLAVIASGDKLGDAVSTERFEMIDEVPFDFMRRRMSVVVREKDAGKAQLICKGAAEEVFGCSSRCVVNGEIVPIDDSFRKTMERVVRELNEDGFRVVALGLKDVDPDRRDYGVKDESDLVLRGYLAFLDPPKESAAQALRVMVEHGITPKILTGDNAVITRKICHEVHLEYGDHIVTGEEIGLLGPEALAETVETHHVFAKLDPMQKELIVRTLRASGHVVGFMGDGINDAPALKAADVGISVDSAVDVAKESADIILLEKSLNVLGNGVMEGRKVFNNITKYIRMGASSNFGNMFSVLGASIFLPFLPMLPIQILINNLMYDFSQAAIPTDNVDTDFLGKPRRWRIDDIKRYILFLGPVSSLFDYLTFFIMLHVFHAWDNAALFQTGWFIESLLSQTLIVHVIRTDKIPFIQSRSSIYLALTTLAICLVGVWLPFSPLASSFGLVRPPSNYWLLLGLTIFCYMCLAQIVKTWVVRRWLPGQG; encoded by the coding sequence ATGACCAAGCACCGTCCCGGGCCAACAGCGCCCGACGCCGAGGCTGGCAAGCCGGATTCGTTGCACGACCATATCAAGCCCCACGACATACAGCTCGGGCCCGAGGAGGAGTTCACGCAGAGCCTGGCGCACTTCGCCCAGAAGGCCCACGTGTTCGCGGCCCTGGCGGCCCAGCGCAAGCTCAAGCCCCGGGACGCTTACGAGCATTTGCGCAGCCTGTGGGGCCAGCTCTCCGCCGTGGGCGAGGCGCTCCAGCAACCCACCGCGGAGCCCAAGCCCCCCTTCCCCGGTCTGAGTTCCGGCGAGGCTCGCAAACGACTTCGGCAATACGGCCCCAATCAGGCCGTGCTGGAGAAGCGGGTCACCTTCACGGGGCGGCTCTGGGCGGCGGTGAAGAACCCCCTGGTGATCCTGCTTCTGGTGCTCGGCTCCATCTCCTACGCCACGGACGACGTGCGCTCCGCCGTGGTCATCGTCGGCATGGCCGTGATGGGCGTGGCCCTGAAGGTCATCCAGGAGTCCAAGGCCGACACCGCCGCCGACCAGCTCAAGCGCATGGTGCACACCACCGCCACCGTCATGCGCGACGGCGGCCGCAAGGAAATCCCCCTGCGCGACGTGGTGCCCGGCGACGTGGTCTTCCTGGCCGCAGGGGACATGATCCCGGCGGACGTGCAGTTGCTCAAGGCCAAGGACTTGCACGTCAACCAGTCCATGCTCACCGGCGAGGCCCTCCCGCTGGAAAAGAGCGTGAACACGCGCCCGGCGGACGCCTCCCCGGCCAAGCCCAGCCTGGACGACCCCTCCATGTGCTTCATGGGCACCAACGTGGTCTCCGGCTCGGCCGCCGCCGTGGTCGTCAGCACCGGGGCGCGCACCTATTTCGGCGGCATCGCCGCCAAGCTCTCGGAGCAGCGCACGGAGACCGATTTCGACAAGGGCATCAAGAGCTTCACCATGCTCATGCTGCGCTTCATGGTGTTCATGGTGCCCTTCGTCTTCTTCGCCAACGGTTTCCTCAAGGGCAACTGGGCCGAGGCCTTCACCTTCGCCCTGGCCGTGGCCGTGGGGCTGACCCCGGAAATGCTGCCCATGGTGGTCACGGTGTGCCTCTCCAAGGGCGCGCTGGTGATGTCTCGCCAGAAGGTCATCGTCAAAAAGCTCGACGCCATCCAAAACTTCGGGGCCATCGACGTGCTCTGCATGGACAAGACCGGCACCCTGACCCAGGACAGGATCATCCTGGAGAAATACCTCGACGTGCGCGGGGAGGAGGACGATTCGGTGCTGGAGATGGCCTACGTCAACAGCAAGCTCCAGACCGGGCTGCGCAACGCCCTGGACCTGGCCGTCATCGCAAGCGGGGACAAGCTGGGCGACGCCGTGAGCACGGAACGCTTCGAGATGATCGACGAGGTGCCCTTCGACTTCATGCGCCGCAGGATGAGCGTGGTGGTGCGGGAGAAGGATGCGGGCAAGGCCCAGCTGATCTGCAAGGGCGCGGCCGAGGAGGTCTTCGGCTGCTCCAGCCGCTGCGTGGTGAACGGCGAGATCGTGCCCATCGACGACAGTTTCCGTAAGACCATGGAGCGCGTGGTGCGCGAACTGAACGAGGACGGCTTCCGCGTGGTGGCCCTGGGCCTGAAGGATGTGGACCCCGACAGGCGCGACTACGGGGTCAAGGACGAGAGCGACCTGGTGCTGCGCGGCTACCTGGCCTTCCTGGACCCGCCCAAGGAGTCGGCGGCTCAGGCCCTGCGGGTCATGGTGGAGCACGGCATCACGCCCAAGATCCTCACCGGGGACAATGCGGTCATCACCCGCAAGATCTGCCACGAGGTACACCTGGAGTACGGCGACCACATCGTCACCGGCGAGGAGATCGGCCTGCTCGGGCCCGAGGCCCTGGCCGAAACCGTGGAGACGCACCACGTTTTCGCCAAGCTCGACCCCATGCAGAAGGAGCTCATCGTGCGCACCCTGCGCGCGAGCGGCCACGTGGTGGGCTTCATGGGTGACGGCATCAACGACGCCCCGGCCCTCAAAGCGGCGGACGTGGGCATTTCGGTCGATTCCGCCGTGGACGTGGCCAAGGAGTCGGCGGACATCATCCTGCTGGAGAAGAGCCTGAACGTGCTGGGAAACGGCGTGATGGAAGGCCGCAAGGTGTTCAACAACATCACCAAGTACATCCGCATGGGGGCCAGCTCCAACTTCGGCAACATGTTCAGCGTGCTGGGCGCGAGCATCTTCCTGCCCTTCCTGCCCATGCTGCCCATCCAGATCCTGATCAACAACCTTATGTACGACTTCTCGCAGGCCGCCATCCCCACGGACAACGTGGACACCGACTTCCTGGGCAAGCCCCGCCGCTGGCGCATCGACGACATCAAGCGCTACATCCTGTTCCTGGGTCCGGTCAGCTCCCTGTTCGACTACCTGACCTTCTTCATCATGCTGCACGTGTTCCATGCCTGGGACAACGCGGCCCTGTTCCAGACCGGCTGGTTCATCGAGTCCCTGCTCTCCCAGACGCTGATCGTGCACGTGATCCGCACGGACAAGATCCCCTTCATCCAGAGCCGCTCCAGCATCTATCTAGCCCTGACCACCCTCGCCATCTGCCTCGTCGGGGTCTGGCTGCCCTTCTCGCCCCTGGCGTCCTCCTTCGGCCTGGTGAGGCCGCCGAGCAATTACTGGCTGCTGCTTGGCCTGACGATCTTCTGTTACATGTGCCTGGCCCAGATCGTGAAGACGTGGGTGGTGCGCCGCTGGTTGCCGGGCCAGGGGTAA
- a CDS encoding NfrA family protein has protein sequence MFPRLAPEAFRACRAILLAALALCWLAPSVVLAQQPGKGLGKDDQLMLLDELSKTLMDLKQPERAETALQASIEIQPTAESYSQLAKVYQGLGRNDLAVEQYQKALAIREDPQDLADMGYCMLSLGNRKDAVAAWDKALALEPERLKLWEDAGYAYMALCKNDTAMERFKAAIDNQPLYPGATEEEAKATRETIHRLRKEVSKLDTSFTATGYLGYYSSRGGQAAVPGGQGGVYQPGTSGVEAAWRPPVIGFRDDRIFELVGRINWVVNRDSLQFDPDSAQGAVGVRYKPFKSQNIFFGGERLIKIGKLAEDNWLLRAMGSWTDGYDLDPERNNWNFSYLYLEADRYLEKPSRFFFNGEVRQGWTFKIGRNAMLTPHAVADARVWTPDDNNLSIWELGLGLSFKYLFNETKYTTPRSYVEFLAQYKAGRLYNRKTNQDVDGVYLTTIVHY, from the coding sequence ATGTTCCCCCGTCTCGCCCCCGAGGCTTTCCGGGCGTGCAGGGCCATCCTGCTGGCGGCGCTGGCCCTGTGCTGGCTGGCCCCTTCCGTGGTTCTGGCCCAGCAACCCGGCAAGGGCCTGGGCAAGGACGATCAGCTGATGCTTCTGGACGAACTCTCCAAGACGCTCATGGATCTCAAGCAGCCCGAGCGCGCCGAGACCGCGCTCCAGGCCTCCATTGAGATCCAGCCCACGGCCGAAAGCTACTCACAGCTGGCCAAAGTCTACCAGGGCCTGGGCCGCAACGACCTGGCCGTGGAGCAGTACCAGAAGGCCCTGGCCATCCGCGAGGACCCGCAGGATCTGGCCGACATGGGCTACTGCATGTTGAGCCTGGGCAACCGCAAGGACGCCGTGGCCGCCTGGGACAAGGCCCTTGCCCTGGAGCCTGAGCGCCTGAAGCTCTGGGAGGACGCCGGGTACGCCTACATGGCCCTGTGCAAGAACGATACGGCCATGGAGCGCTTCAAGGCCGCCATCGACAACCAGCCGTTGTACCCCGGCGCCACCGAGGAGGAGGCCAAGGCCACCCGCGAGACCATCCACCGCCTGCGCAAGGAGGTCTCCAAGCTGGACACCAGCTTCACCGCCACCGGCTACCTGGGTTACTACTCCAGCCGGGGCGGGCAGGCGGCTGTTCCCGGCGGGCAGGGCGGCGTGTACCAGCCGGGTACCAGCGGCGTGGAGGCTGCCTGGCGGCCGCCGGTCATCGGCTTCCGCGACGACCGCATCTTCGAGCTGGTGGGCCGCATCAACTGGGTGGTGAACCGCGACAGCCTGCAGTTCGATCCCGACTCGGCCCAGGGTGCCGTGGGCGTGCGCTACAAGCCATTCAAGTCCCAGAACATCTTCTTCGGCGGCGAGCGCCTGATCAAGATCGGCAAGCTGGCCGAGGACAACTGGCTGCTGCGCGCCATGGGCTCCTGGACCGACGGCTACGACCTTGATCCCGAGCGCAACAACTGGAACTTCTCCTACCTGTACCTTGAGGCCGACCGCTACCTGGAGAAGCCCAGCCGCTTCTTCTTCAACGGCGAGGTGCGCCAGGGCTGGACCTTCAAAATCGGCAGAAACGCCATGCTCACCCCCCACGCCGTGGCCGACGCCAGGGTGTGGACCCCCGACGACAACAACCTGTCGATCTGGGAGCTGGGCCTGGGACTCTCCTTCAAGTATCTGTTCAATGAGACAAAATACACCACGCCCCGCTCCTATGTGGAGTTCCTGGCCCAATACAAGGCCGGCCGGCTCTACAACAGAAAGACCAACCAGGATGTCGACGGCGTCTACCTGACAACAATCGTGCACTATTGA
- a CDS encoding DUF4434 domain-containing protein translates to MPVLAQAPAGAAAPRFGATFFQPLSDQDKWPSERWSAMLDDLAAVGVKELVIQWSAFDNAPLYGEPTKKSPRAVPLLDKILPLAQERGMTVRLGLAHDSAWWKKVDRPAPVVEVYLRRLEQDCLRVAKELHARFKAYSCVKGWYLPQELDDMNWNGPRRAMIIEHLRSLRAGLKEIDPGREVGVSGFLNGFIPPDAFRVFLRDLMADTGIEQFYLQDGVGVRKLSLDELPIYMDAAASAAREAGGVLRPVVEIFTQTHGEPVDEQPFKAEPASIARVEKQLTLAGRYASAGIVAFSLPEYGLPSDDPLTTAFYAGYREYLRRQR, encoded by the coding sequence GTGCCTGTCCTGGCCCAGGCTCCGGCGGGTGCGGCCGCACCCCGCTTCGGGGCCACCTTCTTCCAGCCCCTGTCAGATCAGGACAAGTGGCCGTCCGAACGCTGGAGCGCCATGCTGGACGACCTGGCAGCCGTGGGAGTCAAGGAGCTGGTGATCCAGTGGAGCGCCTTCGACAACGCCCCCCTCTACGGCGAACCCACTAAGAAATCCCCGCGCGCAGTGCCCCTGCTGGACAAGATCCTGCCCCTGGCCCAGGAGCGCGGCATGACCGTCCGGCTGGGCCTGGCCCACGATTCCGCCTGGTGGAAGAAGGTCGATCGGCCCGCCCCGGTGGTGGAGGTCTACCTCAGACGCCTGGAGCAGGACTGCCTGCGCGTGGCCAAGGAACTCCATGCCCGGTTTAAAGCCTACAGCTGCGTCAAGGGCTGGTACCTGCCCCAGGAACTCGACGACATGAACTGGAACGGGCCGCGCCGGGCCATGATCATCGAGCACCTGCGCAGCCTGCGCGCCGGGCTCAAGGAGATCGACCCGGGGCGTGAGGTGGGTGTTTCCGGTTTCCTCAACGGTTTCATCCCTCCCGACGCCTTCCGTGTGTTCCTGCGTGACCTGATGGCAGACACCGGGATCGAGCAGTTCTACCTGCAGGACGGCGTGGGCGTTCGCAAGCTCAGCCTGGATGAGCTGCCCATCTACATGGACGCTGCGGCTTCCGCCGCCAGGGAGGCCGGAGGCGTGCTGCGCCCCGTGGTGGAAATCTTCACCCAGACCCACGGCGAGCCCGTGGACGAGCAGCCCTTCAAGGCAGAGCCCGCAAGCATCGCCCGCGTGGAGAAGCAGCTGACCCTGGCCGGGCGTTACGCTTCCGCAGGCATCGTGGCCTTCTCCCTGCCGGAATACGGCCTGCCCTCGGACGATCCGCTTACCACGGCCTTCTACGCCGGATACAGGGAGTACCTGCGAAGACAGCGTTGA
- a CDS encoding ATP-binding protein encodes MQERPSLDDLIGIEHCKLGFYQELRQKLDELQDANQESEQRRQEISAILDGITDMMMVLSADMRIVSVNHVFREVMGVDDPVGLACYELFRNEEHPCPECPAHKSFQTGQVCRETAIFKVGGRNRQFEMVASPIQDDGKGEQRILIFKRDVTMEKEYQAKFYQAEKMATIGMLAAGVAHEINNPLAAISGFAEGIMRRIPKLRQGETEPLEAVEDYLDTILRECERCQDIVHSLLTFSRPVSSGFSPLSLNDIVADTLKLLNSHLKNKDRRFTLHTELAYDLPLIYGDEPQLKQVLLNLLTNAMDALENEDGRSTEENLITIRTYADGQEGAGLVVSDTGCGIPMENLDKLFEPFFTTKPVGKGVGIGLSTCYGIVKEHCGEILVFSEQGKGSRFIVRLPANPEAHCE; translated from the coding sequence ATGCAGGAACGCCCCTCCCTCGACGACCTCATCGGCATCGAACACTGCAAGCTGGGCTTCTACCAGGAGCTGCGCCAGAAGCTCGACGAACTCCAGGACGCCAACCAGGAGTCCGAACAGCGCCGGCAGGAGATCAGCGCCATCCTGGACGGCATCACGGACATGATGATGGTGCTCTCGGCGGATATGCGCATCGTCTCCGTGAACCACGTTTTCCGCGAGGTCATGGGCGTGGACGACCCCGTGGGGCTCGCCTGCTACGAGCTGTTCCGCAACGAGGAGCACCCCTGCCCGGAGTGCCCGGCGCACAAATCCTTCCAGACGGGGCAGGTCTGCCGGGAGACGGCCATCTTCAAGGTGGGCGGGCGCAACAGGCAATTCGAGATGGTTGCCTCCCCCATCCAGGACGACGGCAAGGGCGAGCAGCGCATCCTGATCTTCAAGCGCGACGTGACCATGGAGAAGGAGTACCAGGCCAAGTTCTACCAGGCCGAGAAGATGGCCACCATCGGCATGCTGGCGGCGGGCGTTGCCCACGAGATCAACAACCCCCTGGCCGCCATCTCCGGGTTCGCGGAGGGCATCATGCGCCGCATCCCCAAACTGCGCCAGGGCGAGACCGAACCGCTGGAGGCCGTGGAGGACTACCTGGACACCATCCTGCGCGAGTGCGAGCGCTGCCAGGACATCGTCCACTCCCTGCTCACCTTCAGCCGCCCGGTGTCCTCGGGGTTCTCGCCGCTGAGCCTCAACGACATCGTGGCCGACACCCTGAAGCTCCTCAACAGCCACCTGAAAAACAAGGACCGGCGCTTCACCCTGCACACCGAGCTGGCTTACGACCTGCCGCTGATCTACGGCGACGAGCCCCAGCTCAAGCAGGTGCTGCTCAACCTGCTCACCAACGCCATGGACGCCCTGGAGAACGAGGACGGCCGCAGCACGGAGGAAAACCTCATCACCATCCGCACCTACGCGGACGGGCAGGAGGGGGCGGGGCTGGTGGTCTCGGATACGGGCTGCGGCATCCCAATGGAAAATCTGGACAAGTTGTTCGAACCCTTCTTCACCACAAAGCCCGTGGGCAAGGGGGTGGGCATCGGCCTCTCCACCTGCTACGGGATCGTGAAGGAACATTGCGGGGAAATTCTGGTGTTCAGCGAGCAGGGCAAGGGCTCCCGCTTCATCGTCAGGCTCCCCGCCAACCCGGAAGCGCACTGTGAATAA